In the genome of Fusarium fujikuroi IMI 58289 draft genome, chromosome FFUJ_chr02, one region contains:
- a CDS encoding probable 40S ribosomal protein S27-2, protein MVLAVDLLNPSPAAEAKKHKLKTLVPAPRSFFMDVKCPGCFTITTVFSHAQTVVICQGCTTVLCQPTGGKARLTEGCSFRRK, encoded by the exons ATG GTTCTCGCCGTTGATCTTCTGAACCCTTCCCCGGCcgccgaggccaagaagcacaagctcAAG ACCCTCGTGCCCGCCCCTCGATCCTTCTTCATGGACGTCAAGTGCCCCGGATgtttcaccatcaccaccgtCTTCTCTCACGCCCAGACCGTCGTCATCTGCCAGGGATGCACCACTGTCCTCTGCCAGCCTACCGGTGGTAAGGCTAGATTGACCGAGGGCTGCTCTTTCCGACGGAAGTAA
- a CDS encoding phosducin-like protein: MSNPLEQRINVPIDDPNADTEWNDILRKHGVIPEKPPSPTPMIEEAILEGRRLAHENRLEGKDLDELDELEDDEDEAFLEQYRQKRMAELNSLQKKALHGSVYPLSKPEYQREVTDASQNGPVFVNMTSSMGNNVESRVLTELWRQAAGEYGEIKFCEIRASQAIENYPDRNCPTILVYNKGDIVKQIVTLATIGGVRTTMQQIDNLLVEVGAVPDSDMRIVKRRQAAEDAEEERLAGKAIKTGTAGRSRNVDSEDDDWD; this comes from the exons ATGTCTAATCCATTAGAACAACGCATCAATGTTCCTATTGACGACCCAAATGCAGACACAGAATG GAATGATATTCTTCGAAAACATGGAGTTATTCCTGAGAAGCCACCCAGCCCGACTCCTATGATTGAGGAGGCTATCCTTGAAGGTCGAAGATTGGCACATGAGAATCGCTTGGAAGGCAAAGACCTTGACGAATTGGACGAACtcgaagacgacgaagatgaagctttCTTGGAGCAATATCGCCAAAAGCGCATGGCCGAGTTGAACAGCCTACAAAAGAAGGCTCTGCATGGAAGCGTATATCCTCTATCTAAACCTGAGTATCAGCGCGAAGTCACCGACGCATCACAAAATGGACCAGTTTTTGTCAACATGACCTCTTCAATGGGCAACAATGTTGAGTCGCGGGTCTTGACTGAGCTGTGGAGACAAGCTGCGGGGGAGTACGGCGAGATCAAGTTCTGTGAGATCCGAGCGAGTCAAGCCATTGAGAACTATCCCGATCGAAACTGCCCAACAATCTTGGTATATAACAAGGGGGATATTGTGAAGCAGATTGTAACATTGGCAACAATTGGAGGCGTCCGAACAACTATGCAACAGATTGACAACCTCTTGGTCGAAGTTGGTGCTGTACCTGATTCTGACATGCGTATTGTCAAGAGAAGGCAAGCTGCCgaggatgctgaggaggagagattGGCTGGGAAAGCTATCAAGACGGGAACGGCTGGAAGGTCACGGAACGTTGacagtgaggatgatgactgggATTGA